The genome window AAACAGTGTAGAAGTatataaaacaagaaattaaaatcCTTGCTCTCCTCTTAGGCTAACCCCAAGAAGTTCCTTTTGTTAACAGTTTGATAGATGTCCTTGCAGACTTGTTTATATGCATTTGTACATACTTCTGAATGCCCATGTATGTCCTCATACACACAGAGCTctttaaaaatcatacataatACATACTTATTCTGCAAATTCTTTTTTCCATCCAACTATATAATGTGGCTATTTTTCTGATTTCCACATAAATTTACCTAattctttttaacagctgcatgatattccattgcatggctgTCACAGTTAATTAGTCATTCCCCTCTTGATGGACTTAAAGTTGTTTCTGAATTTTCATTAATACAGACAGTGCTGCAGagattatatttgtatatatacctTTATAGGCTTATGGACATTTTTCTGTAGGTTAGATTCCTAGAGGTAAATTTGCTGGGTCAGAAGGTTTGCATTTAATATATAGGAACATTTCCagtatttatttaaccattccctGTCACTGATTTCagggttttgtgtttgtttgctttattttgcttttttgttatAAGGAGGGCTGTATTAGTCTTGTATCTGTTTTTGATCATATTTATGGCATTATGACTGTAACCTTGAAATTCACCATTGTAAAGTAACTTAGTTAACTTCAGCAACTTTCACTTCTAGGATTACCATGTTGTTTTGCTTCATGTTTCAAGTGGAGGACAGAGCTTCATTTATGATCTCGATACTGTCTTGCCATTTCCCTGCCCCTTTGACACTTATGTAGAGGATGCCTTTAAGTCTGATGATGACATTCACCCACAGTTTAGAAGGTGAGGAAATTCGGAATGGATTTACTTGCTTTCTGAAGTAAGACCTTGACAGttatacagaattttttttttttttttgcgtttgTCCTTTAAAGATCACTTGTCTTTGCCTCACCCTTAAGTTGACATTTGAAGATGATGTGCTACATAGGAGATTCAAactgttttaaacttttaaaggTTATCCATCGTATGAAAGGTTggcagtcttttaaaaaatttgtgtgaTGAGATCTCAGACATTTTCTTTGCAGCATTTTGGGGATTTCTCTCATACTGTTGTTTGTGGATAAAATGCCTGTGGTGCCAGAATTGAAAGGGCTGGATGACAACACCTGAAATTGATGCTTTGTACCCCTCATATATAACTGAATAAATAAGGCAACAGATAATTCTGTGCCTTTGTAATTTAGTGTGAAAGAACTTTTTATGTGCTTCCAAaagcatattatatatattatatattatatactatatactatatTGTAGCATAtgataatatataaacaaatatgtaaCATTTTTGTATAATATATGCTTtgggaatatataaatatgtataagatattatataatataatgttCTTTGGAACGCAAATAtactttattatataatatataatataaaaatgtttatattattatatgCTTTGGGAAGAGCTTCAAATTCAGTGTCCCTGAGTAGGTTTATTTCTCTAGCATGGCATTCCATCCTGAAAAATGCCACATACTTAATAGTTTACATCAAACAGTTAGATTTTCTGGGTCTTTGAATAAGGAAATGTGAATATTCTGTCATTGCTAATAATTAAGAAGTTGTAGGAAGTGATGgagagtgtgtttgtgtgcatatatgtgtgtgtgtgtgtttttcttatCCTCCTAATTTTTTCCTGATCTTGTCTGCAAAGGAGGGAGTACAGGAATTGGatggagatatattcatattCCTATAACATGGTTCGAGGAAATGAGACTGAAGTGGAGGAAACGGAGATTTACAGTCTTACAGCTTTGTCTTAAAAACTCAGTTCCAGCACCAGCCACCCATTGCTGAGTTTTTCGGGACATTTCCCGAGCCTTGGGCTGAGTCACCAAGGTTGTTCCCCTCTCAAAGTCCCTTTGCTGCCCCCATATACCTCATGACCTTTGGTTCTCAGATGTGTTGTAGTAACACTGGCTAATCTGAACTGAGTTTGAGGACCATCGTTGTGTAAATGGAAGTGCTATGCTACCAGGTGACCTGGGGAGATTATAGGCAAATGCTTCTTTGTTATCCATGGATCTTTTTAGGTATGAGAGCCTACAGGTAGCAATCATGGTCTGTGGATCCATTATTGAGGACAAGAGTATTGTTGCCCATGTCTGTCCTGTAAAGGCGTTGCATTTAACCCTGGTTGACATAAGCCATATTAGAttgcaaaaagttaaaaaacaaaggtCATAAAAGTAAGATTTGAAAACTAAACAAAATCTAAATGCATTATACCcaaaaaatgaagttgaaaagCTTGGCTCTTTCATGGCTGCATTCGGATTCTGGCAGTAGTGGTGAGCCTCTGAGGCTCACTTTAGGAGGCCAGAGGGCAAAAATCACACACGCAGCTGAAGTAAAAGAGGGGAGAGATGAGTTAAGGACCCAGGTGAGGTGTCCTGAACTCGATAGGGGTGGACACTCCTGCAGTGAGAGAGCAGTCATCCCACTGAATCATGTTTGTGCTtcttaactttttgttttttaagaaaaaatttaagcaCATCCAAAGGTTGAATATTGAACCTCCACATATCCAGCCTCAATAGCAAATAGCCAAGTTTTTGTCTCATCTGTAATCTAACCCACTCTTCCCTAACCTTACCTTTACCTTCCTTAATATATTTTGAAGCAAGTCCCAGGCATCATGtcatttcatttgtaaatatgtcatacatatttttaaaaggtaaaatttattttttgaaaccaAACTATAATTCTATTATATACTAACAAATGAAGGAAATtctttaatatcatcaaatatccagcTGAATCACTTTTGATGTCTTTGCTTAATGAAAGCTTGAATTCTTCAAATCTGAAAACAGAATtgtggaaaacttttttttttgtagaagcTTATTAACAATAAtgcttattgagcacttattaggTACCGGATACTATTCTCCACATTTTCTGTATATCAAATAGTTAATCTTCACAGCAGTCCTCGGGGTAGTTACTATTATTAAGTGcattttatagaggaagaaattaagtCACAGAGAGCTTAAATGCTTGCCCAATCTGGTAAGAGGAAGAGCCACTTACAACAGTTTAACCATGCAATTAATACTTGTTTATAGTTACTTGGTTTCAATTTGTCTATTTCTGGGTGATTTTTGTTGTTATAGCTGGTTGTtggatttaaaatacatttcaagtAAATTTGCTAGAAATGGATGGGGTGGGAGATAGGGAGATAGGTAAATAAGATGAAGAGTTTTACCCTACCTTATTTCCTTATCCCTTCCTTAAATTTCTTAGTGCCAAGGATTTCAGTTGCATGTTTTCCATGGTTTCTTTAACAGATAATAAAGCTGCATACATTTTTTGTATGTTACTAATAATGCCCAAGTGCCTGGGTAATTTTGTGCATATCATAGAAAAGGAGCATGTATAAAAACCGAGTTGAATTTCATATGTGATACCTCTCTAATATAAATGTATGTTGAATTATGTGCAGGAAATTTAGAGTGATCCGTGCAGATTCATATTTGAAGAATTTTGCCTCTGATCGCTCTCACATGAAAGATTCTAGTGGGAACTGGAGAGAACCGCCTCCATCATATCCTTGTATTGAAACTGGAGGTGAGCCCAAGGATGCCTTCCCAGAAGAAGTGGTCACTGTACAGATCAACATTTTCCCTTacccaaggacaaaaatcagGTTATCCTTTGAATAAAAATCCCTGAGGAGTGAGGGGGAGGAGGCAAGAGGGAGTGCCAGTTCTGTGCATGTATTGGAttcagaaactgaggcacagagaacagGACTGGAAGGCTTAGGAACCCACGCTAGAGAAGGGTGTTCAGTATCAGAATTGCTATGCTTACAGACTGCTGGAGTGTTGACTGTACCTATCATTGGGCCACTGGACTTCAGAAGATTTGCATGTTTGTGTCATGTAACAGTAGGACTAGTAGCACCTTGCTATTGCAGCATTTCACATTATGTTGAAAGGAATCTCTAGCGCATCCTTATGATGTGTGAAATGCCTTTTCACTGGCTCTGTAATAAAATCTGCATtagaggaaggggagagagagcatGTTTCATTGCACCACTCATTTCATTTATGTGCTTTTAGGCCTCCATCCAATTTATAATTATCTGAGGTTTAAGAAGATAAAGGATTCTTCAGCCTATTACCATTGTATGGCATTTATGAGTTTGAAACATTAATTATGATTGTTAGTAATTCACAACATTCCCATTTATTGGTGAGATCATTCCATTGTGTGGCCAATACTGTCCATGTTAAAATACTCTGAAGCAATGCAGTGTGCCAGGAAAATAGGAGAGTagtaataatatttcattgattaataaaataagaaatagctTTGGCATATTTGAAGGGAATTAACGTCAAAAGAGGATTCAAACTCTGATTTTTGAGGCTCTCTGTGAAAGGctctctaaattttaaaaattggtattgGTTTTGCTTGTTGGTACACCAACCTGTTTCCCAGGCTCGGCATTAGACTTAGGATGGCTCTCTGGTTAGCAGAGGGCTTCGTGGGTCAACTGCTAGTCCTGGAAAACATGCTGTTCAGGGCCTGCCCTGGGCACTGTGTACCTTCAGCATTTACCCAGTCCTCTTTAGATGTGAGCACCCAACCCAGAACCTAGCGCATAGTAGACATTTCAGTCAGCATTGGGTttactgattgtatctctttggaTCCTCTGACTTATCTGTAAATTGGCAGTTGGATTCAATAAATTGGCAGTTTGATTATTCATGCagttttttcatttaactttttattttgaaataattgtagaagTACAGAAATTTTGCCgaaaaagtacagagttcctgtatacccttCACTCAGTTTCCCCGATGTTAAATTTTTACAAAACCATAGTACAATGATGGAAACCAGGAAATTGATACAATTGATACAATACTATTGCTACAATACAATTAGCTAATCTATAAACCTTAtttaaatttctcaatttttccactaatttccttttttctgctcTAATTCCAACCCATATctcatattgcatttagttgtcatgtctcttcaTCTCTTCTAATCTGTGACAGTTTCCCAGTTTTTTGTTTCTAtgtacttgttttgtttttggcctttcacaacttttatatttttgagGAGTTCTGGTCAATTATTTTATGGAGTGcgcctcaatttgggtttgtgtGATGTTTTGtcatgattagattgaggttTTGCATTTTGGGCAAGAAGACCACAGAAGTGATATTTTACCCTTATCTGTTTGAATAATTTTCCTCACATTTGGTTTTCTGGGTTGTTTTATTACTGTTAAATCAGAATTGTGTTCTCAGCAGaaatttctttcatatatatttctaGATTCCAAAATGAATCTGAATGATTTCATCAGTATGAATCCTGCAGTAGGATGGGGAGCTGTCTACACACTATCTGAATTTGCACATCGGTTTGGCAgtaaaaaaaaactactgaacTTGACACCTGGATGTGGAATCTTGGAAAGATTCTAGGACATAAGCAATCCATTCCTTCATTTAGGACAGCACACAGTATGGTACAGTTGGCTTGGAATtatgttcttttatttcaattgagTTGAAACATGAGTAAATGAAatattaactaaataaaaaaattttttgatagtCATGTTGAAACATGATACAGTATATAATTGCTAAGATATTCCCAAATCCTCTGTTAAAACATGAGACGACTTATGCCAGTGATTGCTCTTGTTATGATAGGGCTGTGGACTCGGAGCTGGCTCTTTGTGTCTGTTCTGTATGTTTCCTGCCTCTCCAGATGctctgtaagctccttgagggcagggccgTGCCCCAGGGCTGTGAATCTCTAATGCTCACAAAAGGTGACCATAAAATGTTTGCCAGTGACTGTGCTGCTGCTTGAAGAGGGATAAAATTGTTAGCTGAATCAGCCATAATTAGTCTTTGGGAcaattatattctttaaaaagactGCACCCCTCTCAGTCTTGAGTGTTATGTGGcctatttatatatgtttttaaataaaagtgatttaaaattaattttgttttagagATTTTGTGTCTCTCTTGAGGATCTGAAATACCCTAAAATGTCTCAGTTGTAGATGGGAACTGTTGCTTTAAAAGCATCTTGATGTTTTAGAAATTTGGCTTtaatcatattattattatttttttttttaaactttatttattgaaaaattaaaacaaacaacaaaaacacaaccaTAGCATATAACACTAGATtgcaaataataatgataacaataaaaacagcaacaacaacaaaataactaccattgtgttttttttttttttttttttttttactgacaaATGTCCAGTTCTTAAaggcaacctttttttttttttttaatcttcattttattgagatatattcacataccacgcagtcatacaaaacaaatcgtacttttgattgtttacagtaccattacatagtggtacatttatcacccaaatcaatccctgacaccttcattagcacacacacaaaaataacaagtataataattagagtgaaaaagagcaattgaagtaaaaaagaacactgggtacctttgtctgtttgtttccttcccctatttttctactcatccatccataaactagacaaagtagagtgtggtccttatggctttcccaatcccattgtcacccctcataagctacatttttatacaactgtcttcgagattcatgggttctgggttgtagtttgatagtttcaggtatccaccaccagctaccccaattctttagaacctaaaaagagttgtctaaagtgtgcgtaagagtgcccaccagagtgacctctcggctccttttggaatctctctgccactgaagcttatttcatttcctttcccatcccccttttggtcaagaagatgttctccgtcccacgatgccaggtctacattcctccccgggagtcatattccacgttgccagggagattcactcccctgggtgtctgatcccacataggggggagggcagtgatttcacctttcaagttggcttagctagagagacagggccacatctgagcaacaaagaggcattcgggaggaggctcttaggcacaaccatagggaggcctagcctttcctttgcagcagccgtcttcccaagggtaaaacctgtggtagagggctcaacccatcaaaccaccagtcccctatgtctgtggtcatgttagcaaccatggaggtggggtaggcgaatacccctgcattctccacaggctcctcaagggggcactacatcttttttttttccttgtttttctttttttttttttttttttaactttcccttcttttttaaatcaactgtatgaaaaaaaaagttaaaaagaaaacaaagatacaataaaagaacatttcaaagagaccataacaagggagtaaaaaaaagacaactaacctaagataactgcttaacttccaacatgttcctactttaccccaagaaagttacctaatatagcaacatttctgtgaacttgctcctactatatccatcagaaattcacagaccatagtcattcctgggcatccccagaacgttaaatagcttatctgttcttggattattgttcccccttccttaattgctctctattgctagttcccctacattctacattataaaccatttgttttacattttttcaaagttcacattagtggtagcatataatatttctctttttgtgcctggcttatttcgctcagcattatgtcttcaaggttcatccatgttgtcatatgtttcacgaggtcgttccttcttactgccgtgtagtattccatcgtgtgtatataccacattttatttatccactcatctgttgaaggacatttgggttgtttccatctcttggcaattgtgaataatgctgctatgaacattggcgtgcagatatctgttcgtgtcactgctttccgatcttccgggtatataccgagaagtgcaatcgctggatcgaacggtaactctatatctagttttctaaggaactgccagactgacttccagagtggctgaaccattatacagtcccaccaacaatgaataagagttccaatttctccacatcccctccagcatttgtagtttcctgtttgtttaatggcagccattctaatcggtgttagatggtatctcattgtggtcttcatttgcatctctctaatagctagt of Choloepus didactylus isolate mChoDid1 chromosome 14, mChoDid1.pri, whole genome shotgun sequence contains these proteins:
- the NTAQ1 gene encoding protein N-terminal glutamine amidohydrolase isoform X1, encoding MEGVSPAAATATTARYQPASPPRDACVYNSCYCEENIWKLCEYIKNHDQYPLEECYAVFISNERKMIPIWKQQARPGEGPVIWDYHVVLLHVSSGGQSFIYDLDTVLPFPCPFDTYVEDAFKSDDDIHPQFRRKFRVIRADSYLKNFASDRSHMKDSSGNWREPPPSYPCIETGDSKMNLNDFISMNPAVGWGAVYTLSEFAHRFGSKKKLLNLTPGCGILERF
- the NTAQ1 gene encoding protein N-terminal glutamine amidohydrolase isoform X2, with product MEGVSPAAATATTARYQPASPPRDACVYNSCYCEENIWKLCEYIKNHDQYPLEECYAVFISNERKMIPIWKQQARPGEGPVIWDYHVVLLHVSSGGQSFIYDLDTVLPFPCPFDTYVEDAFKSDDDIHPQFRRKFRVIRADSYLKNFASDRSHMKDSSGNWREPPPSYPCIETGGEPKDAFPEEVVTVQINIFPYPRTKIRFQNESE
- the NTAQ1 gene encoding protein N-terminal glutamine amidohydrolase isoform X3; the encoded protein is MKLQRNVLSEENIWKLCEYIKNHDQYPLEECYAVFISNERKMIPIWKQQARPGEGPVIWDYHVVLLHVSSGGQSFIYDLDTVLPFPCPFDTYVEDAFKSDDDIHPQFRRKFRVIRADSYLKNFASDRSHMKDSSGNWREPPPSYPCIETGDSKMNLNDFISMNPAVGWGAVYTLSEFAHRFGSKKKLLNLTPGCGILERF